In one Brienomyrus brachyistius isolate T26 chromosome 5, BBRACH_0.4, whole genome shotgun sequence genomic region, the following are encoded:
- the LOC125742423 gene encoding protein PERCC1 codes for MAAGVIRNLTDFQQATVFQHPFYYPINFQENFTEDEEEDDLDGQEVEVEDLEEGGGLFCQTKGNEAEWQDLGSAPSPTETTYRLLHFAELINCDIQRYFGRKNRGDDPDSCDIYEERAFLGKCGRERYYADLVKIAQSGLGVSAGNEVQREDHIGSRSTSMPVESKGLEALCSQENFQHLGPLAELFDYGLRRYADPEQQCDQGWDQRADNGTGQILPMCKRRLPPSFWREPNPSNPPCMLSSSCTPDFSDLLANWTTECSQEL; via the coding sequence ATGGCTGCAGGGGTTATAAGAAACCTGACTGACTTCCAGCAGGCTACAGTCTTCCAACATCCTTTCTACTACCCTATAAATTTTCAGGAAAATTTTACtgaggatgaagaggaagaTGACTTGGATGGGCAAGAAGTAGAAGTTGAGGATCTAGAAGAGGGTGGGGGATTATTTTGCCAGACAAAGGGGAATGAGGCAGAGTGGCAGGACCTAGGCTCTGCCCCCAGCCCCACCGAAACCACCTATCGTCTGCTTCACTTCGCCGAACTCATTAACTGTGACATCCAGCGTTACTTTGGACGGAAGAATCGAGGAGATGACCCAGACTCCTGTGACATTTATGAGGAACGAGCATTCCTGGGGAAATGTGGTCGTGAGCGTTACTATGCAGACCTTGTTAAGATAGCCCAGAGTGGCCTGGGTGTTTCTGCTGGCAATGAAGTACAGCGGGAAGATCATATAGGGTCCCGTAGCACGTCCATGCCTGTAGAGAGTAAAGGACTGGAGGCACTGTGCAGCCAGGAGAACTTTCAGCATCTGGGGCCGCTGGCTGAACTTTTTGACTATGGCCTTCGGAGGTATGCGGATCCcgaacagcagtgtgaccagGGCTGGGACCAAAGAGCTGATAACGGCACGGGGCAGATTTTACCCATGTGCAAGCGACGCTTACCACCTAGTTTCTGGAGAGAACCCAATCCCAGTAACCCCCCATGTATGCTTAGTAGCTCCTGCACACCAGACTTCAGTGATCTCTTGGCCAACTGgaccacagagtgcagccaggaGCTGTGA